In a genomic window of Paramecium tetraurelia macronuclear, complete genome:
- a CDS encoding Inositol 1,4,5-triphosphate receptor: MDKSRTIVYVIRYLVTADGYTKNKILLKKKEDVLKYSSISSCLFKIYPTFYNNEYQKALKVKEEKGKIKKFSIIEMRNAQLEIPKNIKAMEDETTLNHEQYEKFKGSPVVFGQTIQLLHINSNKYLYYDSNHVSEIESNNLKLSLIDEHSDETCYRITPCYTFQQEGSGNIYHEDIVHIVSTVDQTKKIGGEPYLHASRPKIFDTKSSAQKEKREVNISTEKKTPWKVNIFAEYLDEREGFLSIQDTVWINYSEQDVILLILFTIAQPHCHQRLNQKSELHIFFEQCTQSANYTKFVGNSNGLFTIESESMFQGGLVKWDTPMISSSYRLRHLTTKKYLKVVEEKKETEDKSRFLLTSVSDYQKASLFHFELIFSTLTTYNREKAQLYLQKDSYFRASTYVGQDQVWLRTESIQNEEENKDISKEKKKSVPAFNKVKKEEYVFKIAKANFNEVRMTNFLLSCLKTIKGAQQYMDVSFLSADIKDEKFQKSYKGFVAHMQRLSKCLSELQLFCHNKLIAYLYIDQEFGQINHFIQNVLREQQFIELLVKILCVSFPDVSTLDTLRSIEKSESMDKTKKRVVDESSKNRDSQIKKEYYNSKKKICSLIYQLLDCICQQNIINQEQASRYIPIFAQQSVYIDDGLKCIVQIIRDHEDLLLKIHEQVNEDDETHQLRQLEQEIVMANHSNTFQQQLTIEDYRRLYDQIIKKILNEDHFQLRSKWDLLQFYTNLLKEKTTSAEKKRDIISFLQFASTHRAKGLNVNQEGIYRCLIDAYDRDRVFKDEVLIKFERQQKIIKIFVKGEEKNFVEFFTKTDKKKQHFQEADGDEIGKSKQLNNFLKKQTVKTPSQELKPKLILSLVTEQLEFYISMCNTRNNTWKRFVEQFLPFDVLIDHLKMGDIGYDMRSIICKLMNKVYLDQEPRREIIFPELCKVVITDQDNVQGILEEEEGGLKIYQDYKDGLYQFIKECGLNVDKMSSNWDIKFGEAKQRETLKEISIQCPETYNRLTLEMIRSLKLLITFGQYRIQLCNTPEETTQKNENFFSIIKYLFTILEFDPKYPESRKILQIKREEDKSKGANQGTQQIFGNALSLLGKIGSLINVFSLIEDKDGGKDKKRKQKNIQFESGPLNMNESFLKQADVLKKILIKFLQESSEADQQIKLEICDILNQYLDQKMDYCLNQFKQKFKDYVTKHLKIMARLEEGSLNLTVEADRKTIEQEFQRAIKNQIKALIPSILKTGTDADKRGQPKSENFNLGFGLDLAQLAGGVEVLDQSKEIDAIDICTILGFEIFPTLINLFCMSQSLDMQTKILNILTRFYNQREEFADLVSKILLLFDSQNIKIFSDLKKKMRQLAKNIDESETWIKDPTLPDNEDILTQTIKYFEFINNLLYKDSTLEDDNVSVTQRILIDEFRQSIMRNLKVHDMCVQLITDCIGVTERQFEGRTRKLIYELFGNIFLLLKNFTLNNSTNQLLLSEHLNKLQMKMELNLGQLDLINEIFRDNKRICIEKPGTVIDNIRKLIKTNGRQSRFLEFFILIQKVKKEFILSNQKGVLNMLLDPAYKSSIFWLKDRQAQVSDKNQAQASIKHEFDFTPAKNDNPNYRDEPYSYHCTLIEVLYTCAIGKEGMLQNESRLRTIISLKYALEILCAPDGMTDDDIHVVNPRYDKYQVSQLKIPLLKYIYYTYLESEKIAEEIFKCINDIQDYVNAEKIRIEKFTKLPVSEQFQEYFFTYYFMCINGFLRLYQKEQNDQNLVHQNQAQVHQEIENLFASVKKLRDLVENHEELNNLKLSQQQMDLRLYFLCDNIVEEEILQKQKKEEEEKQQALKLEEQIQEEKRKNKKKQKTFNLGLNLINLDFNKQKNKPADFRTDDAWKQLWQIFMQTFLNSKELLEEIKKEQKIFSEALEKVESIYSKDPLIQDHINKTEIFKKLITFLSKGHNQPGCEQTIKQVLRALSNYIIISEDTETTEQDEEKQAEMRQQVREDRQNFLNNNNAMATILVILSDYKDINRYNLLYNNLLSFGIEMMEGGNREVQKSVYNFFVNFTSSEVFFLRLHERFEDQKAELKKEDEDEDDIKYNFQDEPEETQNTLRFLQLLVEGHYTELQNYMRFQQMNYHTYDLFTDVVELLGEYLNVKKTKYFYCMIQCFDTITEYVQGPCFENQQALFQANFLDMATNLLGFDERIEEINLRQKKKTLDESQLDPNTERKKNEVFPRWMYARLKYKCSITLLSLLEGRKSNDVIIRLAKSFNLEMLKVNIIDIYDMYKSLYQDHYTAEIFSHFSMEPETESKETEEGKKSADMASFIIETGFNLFVLYSTFLEVKDPTDGGGQKEGEKGDDIMEQFKANIVGEVVFLAINIVRGVKDFFLSFAEKLNQAVRRDTNEIDYDQLKKQIQDSRSKLFKESIKFFSNNSAHIEVLREDKMLEKTYFYLLPYCKSLDKPTKTQFNQEAKRISVKAKVTSLLQESPDLIKKMKLTYQIQSYLNKIKVLALIVSKIQLYRDITFILALTINVMILFVFHKEVKQCDPTSDPAEYQACLDDYVYEEDLQDQDLQLQGVIQTLGIIVIVLSMLIVLFFLAQTAPLIIKKAWMGWENDNFNIIMYIRRLLMTVVYLVTDFYVLYYLSYGFTAFLGTLYHPFFFAFHLFDVLVRYPVLLNVVKAVWEPRKSILFTLFLFIVLMYVFSLVAYYWLYESYPANFCYSTFQCLLTAVDRSFKSDGGLGGFLTPSTDVKPNDDGYFFLRFFFDNIYFILLMIIMINIVSGIIIDTFGTLREELNVYQLDLQNICFICGFDKETIEKSSKNQLGFTYHIKQEHYMWNYLFYIAYLKDKDSTEYSGIESYVMDKIKNEDTSWFPTFKALCMNDDQEGQEQGQMMNELKQIQDDQERLQELLDNINQQLEKIEEDQKQGNQ, translated from the exons ATGGACAAGAGTAGAACTATTGTTTATGTCATTAGATATCTAGTTACAGCGGATGGGTACACGAAGAACAAGATCCTTTTGAAAAAGAAGGAGGATGTATTGAAGTATTCATCGATTTCCTCGTGTTTATTCAAGATCTACCCCACCTTTTACAACAACGAGTATCAGAAGGCTCTGAAGGTGAAGGAGGAGAAGGGgaagataaagaaattttCAATCATTGAAATGAGAA atgcCTAATTGGAGATACCCAAAAACATAAAGGCCATGGAGGATGAAACGACTTTGAATCACGAACAGTATGAAAAGTTTAAAGGTTCTCCAGTTGTCTTTGGTTAAACGATACAATTATTACATATCAACTCAAACAAATACTTGTATTACGATTCGAATCACGTTTCAGAAATAGAGAGCAACAATCTGAAACTCAGTTTAATAGATGAACATTCTGATGAGACCTGTTACAGGATCACTCCTTGCTACACATTCTAATAGGAAGGATCAGGGAACATATACCACGAGGATATAGTTCACATAGTTTCCACAGTGGATTAGACAAAGAAGATTGGAGGTGAGCCCTATTTGCATGCTTCGAGACCCAAGATct TCGACACGAAGTCATCAGCCCAGAAGGAGAAGAGAGAAGTGAATATTTCCACAGAAAAAAAGACGCCTTGGAAGGTGAATATATTTGCCGAGTATTTGGATGAGAGAGAAGGGTTCTTGAGCATTTAAGATACCGTATGGATCAACTATTCAGAACAGGATGTAATTCTATTGATTCTATTTACGATAGCTCAACCTCATTGCCATTAGAGATTAAATCAA AAATCGGAATTGCACATCTTTTTTGAGTAATGCACTCAATCTGCCAATTACACCAAATTTGTTGGTAACTCGAATGGTTTGTTTACAATTGAGAGTGAGTCCATGTTTCAGGGAGGACTAGTCAAGTGGGATACTCCAATGATATCCTCCTCTTATCGACTCAGACATCTGACGACAAAGAAGTACTTGAAGGTAGTAGAGGAGAAGAAAGAGACAGAGGACAAGTCTAGATTCCTGTTAACAAGTGTGTCCGATTATTAAAAGGCTTCCTTGTTCCATTTCGAACTGATATTCTCAACATTGACTACTTACAATAGAGAGAAGGCCCAGTTGTACTTACAGAAGGATAGTTATTTCAGAGCATCTACGTATGTTGGTTAGGATTAAGTGTGGTTGAGGACTGAGTCAATATAGAATGAGGAAGAGAATAAGGATATTTCCAAGGAGAAGAAAAAGAGTGTGCCTGCATTCAACAAAGTAAAGAAGGAGGAATATGTGTTCAAAATAGCCAAAGCCAATTTTAACGAAGTCAGAATGACCAACTTTCTCCTTTCTTGCTTGAAGACAATAAAAGGAGCCTAGCAATACATGGATGTGTCATTTCTATCGGCAGACATTAAAGATGAGAAGTTTCAGAAATCATATAAGGGTTTTGTGGCTCATATGCAAAGATTGAGTAAATGCTTATCCGAATTATAACTGTTTTGCCACAACAAGTTAATTGCCTATTTGTACATCGATTAGGAGTTCGGATAGATCAACCACTTCATACAGAATGTGTTGAgggaataataatttatagaattactGGTGAAGATTCTGTGCGTATCCTTTCCTGACGTATCGACATTGGACACTTTGAGATCCATAGAGAAATCAGAATCGATGGACAAGACTAAAAAGCGAGTGGTTGATGAAAGCAGCAAGAATAGAGACTCATAAATTAAGAAGGAGTATTACAATAGCAAAAAGAAGATTTGCtccttaatttatcaattgctCGATTGCATTTGCCAATAGAATATCATCAATTAAGAGTAGGCTTCCAGATACATTCCCATATTCGCATAGTAGAGTGTTTACATTGACGATGGCTTGAAGTGCATAGTGTAAATCATCAGAGATCATGAGGATTTGCTTTTGAAAATACACGAATAGGTGAATGAGGATGATGAAACACATTAGTTGCGTCAATTGGAACAGGAGATTGTTATGGCTAATCATTCGAATACCTTCTAGTAACAATTGACAATCGAGGACTATCGACGATTGTATGATCAAATCATCAAGAAGATTTTGAATGAGGATCACTTCTAATTGAGATCGAAATGGGATTTGTTGTAATTCTACACTAATTTGCTGAAAGAGAAAACCACCTCAGCAGAAAAGAAGAGAGACATCATATCCTTTTTGCAGTTCGCTTCTACTCACAGAGCGAAAGGGCTGAATGTAAATTAGGAGGGCATCTACAGATGTTTGATTGATGCTTACGATAGAGATAGAGTGTTTAAGGATGAGGTGCTAATAAAGTTTGAAAGACAATAGAAGATTATAAAGATATTTGTAAAAGGGGAAGAGAAGAACTTCGTGGAATTCTTCACTAAGACAGACAAGAAAAAACAGCATTTCCAGGAGGCTGATGGGGATGAGATTGGTAAATCTAAGCAGTTGaacaatttcttaaaaaagcAGACAGTGAAGACACCTTCATAGGAACTGAAACCAAAATTGATACTGTCTTTGGTGACTGAACAGTTGGAATTCTATATCTCTATGTGCAATACTAGAAATAATACTTGGAAGAGATTCGTTGAGTAGTTTCTCCCCTTTGATGTGTTGATTGATCATCTGAAAATGGGGGATATAGGTTACGATATGAGATCCATTATTTGTAAGTTAATGAACAAGGTTTATTTGGATCAGGAGCCCAGAAGAGAGATCATCTTCCCAGAGTTGTGTAAGGTGGTCATTACTGATTAAGATAATGTCCAAGGGATTTTGGAAGAGGAGGAAGGAGGATTGAAGATATATCAGGATTACAAAGACGGATTGTATCAGTTCATAAAGGAGTGTGGATTAAATGTCGATAAGATGTCATCCAATTGGGACATCAAATTCGGGGAAGCCAAGTAGAGAGAGACTCTTAAGGAGATTTCTATTCAATGTCCAGAAACCTATAATAGATTAACATTGGAGATGATTAGATCACTTAAATTGCTCATTACATTTGGGCAGTATAGAATCTAGTTGTGCAATACTCCAGAAGAAACTACTTAGAAGAATGAGAACTTTTTCAGCATCATCAAATACTTGTTTACCATTTTGGAGTTTGATCCCAAGTATCCAGAATCCAGGAAGATTCTGTAGATAAAGAGGGAGGAAGATAAGTCAAAGGGGGCTAATTAGGGCACATAGTAAATATTTGGGAATGCATTGAGTCTCTTGGGGAAGATTGGTAGTCTGATCAATGTGTTTTCGTTGATTGAGGATAAGGACGGAGGGAAGGATAAAAAGAGGAAACAgaagaatatataatttgagaGTGGGCCTTTGAATATGAATGAGTCATTTTTGAAATAGGCTGATGTGCTCAAaaagatattgattaaattcttGTAAGAGTCTTCCGAGGCGGATCaacaaatcaaattagaaatctgcgatattttgaatcaatatttggattaaaaaatggattattgtttgaattaatttaagtagaAGTTTAAGGACTACGTGACTAAGCACCTTAAAATAATGGCACGATTGGAGGAGGGATCTCTAAATTTGACAGTGGAAGCTGATCGTAAGACTATTGAATAGGAATTCCAAAGAGccataaaaaattaaattaaagctTTGATTCCTTCCATTTTGAAAACAGGAACAGATGCTGATAAAAGAGGGTAGCCAAAGAGtgagaattttaatttgggATTCGGTTTGGACTTGGCTCAATTGGCAGGAGGTGTGGAAGTGTTGGACCAATCTAAGGAAATAGATGCAATAGATATATGTACAATATTGGGATTTGAAATATTCCCTACATTGATCAACCTATTTTGTATGAGTCAATCTCTGGACATGCAAACTAAGATTCTTAACATTCTCACTAGATTCTACAATCAAAGAGAAGAATTTGCTGATCTTGTGTccaaaatattgttattgtttgatagttagaatattaagatatttagtgatttaaagaagaaaatgagACAATTGGCTAAGAATATCGATGAATCTGAAACTTGGATCAAGGATCCCACCTTACCAGACAATGAAGATATCTTGACTCAAACTATCAAGTATTTcgaattcatcaataatttgttGTATAAGGATTCCACTTTGGAAGATGACAATGTAAGTGTAACATAAAGAATTTTGATCGATGAATTTAGATAGTCTATTATGAGGAATCTAAAGGTGCATGACATGTGTGTTCAATTAATAACTGATTGCATTGGAGTGACTGAAAGGTAATTCGAGGGAAGAACACGAAAATTAATCTACGAGTTATTTGGCAACATCTTCTTATTGTTAAAGAATTTCACCTTAAACAATTCAACCAATCAATTGTTATTGAGTGAACATCTCAATAAGTTGTAGATGAAAATGGAGTTGAATTTGGGACAATTGGATTTGATCAATGAAATCTTCAGAGATAATAAGAGAATATGCATTGAGAAACCAGGCACAGTCATagataatattagaaaattaatcaagaCAAATGGGAGACAATCGAGATTCTTAgaattcttcattttgattCAAAAGGTAAAGAAGGAATTCATACTCTCCAATCAGAAGGGAGTTCTTAACATGCTTCTAGATCCAGCCTATAAGAGTAGTATATTTTGGTTGAAGGATAGACAAGCCCAAGTGAGTGATAAGAATCAAGCTCAAGCATCAATTAAACATGAGTTTGATTTTACTCCAGCTAAGAATGATAATCCCAATTACAGGGATGAACCATATTCGTATCATTGCACCTTGATTGAAGTTCTATACACTTGTGCAATAGGGAAGGAAGGAATGCTGTAGAATGAATCACGCTTAAGAACCATTATCTCATTGAAATATGCACTTGAAATTTTATGTGCTCCTGACGGAATGACTGATGATGACATTCATGTTGTGAATCCCAGATATGACAAGTATTAGgtctcttaattaaaaattccaTTGTTAAAGTACATCTATTACACTTACTTGGAGAGTGAGAAGATTGCTGAAGAAATCTTCAAATGTATTAATGACATTCAGGATTACGTCAATGCAGAGAAGATTAGAATAGAGAAGTTCACAAAATTGCCAGTGAGTGAACAATTCTAAGAGTACTTTTTTACTTACTACTTTATGTGCATAAATGGATTCCTGAGACTGTATCAGAAGGAACAAAACGATTAGAATCTTGTCCATTAAAATTAGGCTTAGGTCCATTAGGAGATTGAGAATTTATTTGCTTCAGTTAAAAAATTGAGAGATCTGGTGGAGAATCATGAGgaacttaataatttgaagttGAGTCAATAGCAAATGGATTTAAGATTGTACTTCTTGTGTGACAACATTGTTGAGGAGGAAATACTACAGAAATAGAAGAAGGAGGAAGAGGAGAAGCAATAAGCTTTAAAGTTAGAAGAACAAATCTAAGAGGAGAAGagaaagaataagaagaagtAAAAGACATTCAATCttggattaaatttaattaatcttgatTTCAACAAGCAGAAAAATAAACCAGCTGATTTTAGAACTGATGATGCTTGGAAATAATTGTGGTAGATCTTTATGCAAactttcttaaattctaAGGAGTTGTtggaagaaatcaaaaaagaacAAAAAATATTCTCTGAAGCCTTGGAAAAAGTGGAAAGCATTTATTCCAAAGATCCATTGATCTAGGATCACATCAATAAAACGGAAATCTTCAAGAAGTTGATCACTTTCTTAAGCAAAGGACACAACCAACCTGGATGTGAATAGACTATAAAGTAAGTGTTAAGAGCATTAAGCAATTATATCATTATCTCAGAAGATACTGAAACTACTGAACAAGATGAGGAGAAACAAGCAGAAATGAGACAGCAGGTGAGAGAGGATAGGTAGAATTTtcttaacaataataatgcCATGGCCACCATCCTAGTCATTTTGTCAGATTACAAAGACATTAATCGATATAACCTATTGTACAATAATCTGTTGAGTTTTGGCATTGAAATGATGGAAGGAGGCAACAGAGAAGTCTAAAAGTCTGTTTACAATttctttgttaattttacttCTTCAGAAGTGTTCTTTCTAAGATTGCATGAGAGATTCGAAGATCAAAAGGCAGAATTGAAAAAGGAGGATGAAGATGAGGATGATATCAAATACAATTTCTAGGATGAACCTGAGGAAACACAAAACACTTTGAGATTCTTACAATTATTGGTTGAAGGTCATTACACAGAATTGCAAAATTACATGAGATTCCAATAGATGAATTATCACACTTATGACTTATTCACTGATGTCGTTGAGTTATTGGGAGAATACCTGAATGTTAAGAAAACCAAGTATTTCTATTGTATGATCCAATGCTTTGACACCATTACTGAATATGTCCAAGGTCCTTGCTTTGAAAATCAGCAGGCTTTGTTTTAAGCTAACTTTTTGGATATGGCAACCAATTTGCTAGGATTTGATGAAAGAATAGAAGAGATTAATTTGAGGCAAAAAAAGAAAACCTTGGATGAATCTCAATTGGATCCCAACACTGAGAGAAAGAAAAATGAGGTATTCCCCAGATGGATGTATGCCAGATTGAAATATAAGTGTTCCATTACTTTGTTGTCTTTATTGGAAGGgagaaaatcaaatgatgttattattagattggcaaaatcatttaatctaGAGATGTTGAAGGTCAATATTATAGACATCTATGACATGTATAAGAGTCTATATTAAGATCATTACACTGCTGAGATTTTCTCGCATTTCTCAATGGAGCCTGAAACAGAAAGCAAAGAAACCGAAGAAGGCAAGAAGAGTGCTGACATGGctagttttattattgaaactGGATTCAACTTGTTCGTTCTTTACTCGACCTTCTTGGAGGTCAAGGATCCCACAGATGGAGGAGGTCAAAAAGAAGGCGAGAAAGGAGATGATATTATGGAGCAATTCAAGGCTAACATTGTTGGAGAGGTTGTGTTTTTAGCTATCAATATAGTGAGAGGAGTAAAAGATTTCTTTTTGAGTTTTGctgaaaaattgaattaggcTGTGAGAAGAGACACCAACGAAAtagattatgattaattgaagaaataaatttaagatagtagaagcaaattatttaaggaaaGCATCAAGTTCTTCTCTAATAATTCTGCTCACATTGAAGTGTTGAGAGAAGATAAGATGCTTGAAAAAACTTACTTTTATTTACTTCCCTATTGCAAGAGTCTTGATAAGCCAACAAagacttaatttaattaagaggCTAAAAGAATCTCCGTTAAAGCAAAAGTAACTTCGTTACTATAAGAATCACctgatttaataaagaagatgaagttaacttatcaaatttaatcttatttaaataagataaaggTTTTAGCTTTGATTGTTTCTAAGATTCAATTGTATAGAGACATTACCTTTATTTTGGCATTGACTATCAATGTTATGATTTTGTTTGTGTTCCATAAAGAAGTTAAGCAATGTGATCCAACATCGGATCCTGCTGAATATCAAGCATGTTTGGATGATTATGTGTATGAAGAAGATCTGTAGGATCAAGATTTGTAATTGCAGGGTGTCATACAGACCTTAGGAATCATTGTTATTGTGCTATCTATGTTGATTGTGCTCTTCTTTTTAGCATAGACAGCTCCATTGATTATAAAGAAGGCTTGGATGGGATGGGAAAACGATAACTTCAACATTATTATGTATATAAGAAGACTGCTAATGACAGTTGTCTACCTGGTAACTGACTTCTATGTGCTTTATTATCTGAGTTATGGATTTACAGCATTTTTGGGGACTCTCTACCACCCATTCTTTTTTGCATTTCATCTATTTGATGTTTTGGTGAGGTACCCTGTGTTGTTGAATGTTGTAAAAGCAGTTTGGGAACCTAGAAAATCAATTCTGTTCACACTGTTTCTATTTATAGTGCTTATGTATGTGTTCTCATTGGTGGCTTATTACTGGCTGTATGAAAGTTACCCTGCAAACTTTTGTTATAGCACATTCTAATGTTTATTGACAGCAGTTGATAGATCATTTAAGTCTGATGGTGGATTGGGAGGGTTCTTGACTCCTTCGACAGATGTTAAACCTAACGATGATGGGTATTTTTTCCTTAGATTCTTTTTCGATAACATTTACTTCATTTTGTTGATGATCATTATGATCAATATTGTGTCtggtattattattgataccTTTGGTACTTTGAGAGAGGAATTGaatgtttattaattggATCTGTAGAATATTTGTTTCATCTGCGGATTCGATAAGGAAACCATTGAAAAATCTAGTAAAAATCAACTGGGATTCACctatcatattaaataagaacaTTATATGTggaattatttgttttatattgCTTACCTGAAAGACAAGGATTCTACTGAGTACAGTGGTATAGAGAGTTATGTAATGGATAAGATCAAGAATGAAGACACGTCATGGTTCCCGACttttaa GGCTTTATGCATGAATGATGACCAAGAAGGGCAAGAATAAGGTCAAATGATGAATGAATTGAAACAAATCCAGGATGACTAAGAGAGATTACAAGAATTATTGGATAACATCAATCAACAGTTGGAAAAGATTGAGGAAGATTAGAAATAAGGAAATCAATGA
- a CDS encoding DNA ligase, with the protein MRPNLGENLGLGPTFSKSQRISCLLASNWAVSIDPKGYYMSEKLDGMRMIWTGMEMFTRNGYSLKFPSYFIEGWPTTYLDGELWINRGTFNKVLTSVRKRTADPNAWKIIKYMVFDAPFLQEPFSDRYAKLKKAIEKIKNPHLVYVPHKICRGKEHLAEELAEVQNIGGEGLMLRDPDALYDGIRSKSLLKVKSSLDAEAVIIDYVQDTHMKKENVLGGFLVRNDEGQEFEVGLGLKIGIKKQRPPIGTKITYKYCGLAENGYPKFPEFVRIYPEDI; encoded by the coding sequence ATGAGACCTAACCTCGGCGAAAATTTGGGACTTGGCCCAACTTTTTCAAAGAGTTAGAGGATATCATGTTTATTAGCTTCTAATTGGGCTGTGTCAATAGACCCAAAAGGCTATTATATGAGTGAAAAACTAGATGGAATGAGGATGATTTGGACAGGAATGGAGATGTTCACCAGAAATGGATACTCCTTAAAGTTCCCATCCTACTTTATTGAAGGATGGCCCACAACTTATTTAGATGGGGAACTATGGATAAATCGAGGGACATTTAACAAGGTCTTAACATCTGTCAGAAAGCGAACAGCAGATCCGAATGCCTGGaagataatcaaatatatggTGTTTGATGCTCCATTCCTTCAGGAACCATTTAGTGATAGATAtgcaaaattaaagaaggcaattgaaaaaataaaaaatcctCATCTGGTTTATGTTCCTCATAAAATTTGCAGAGGGAAAGAGCATTTAGCAGAGGAGTTGGCTGAAGTTTAGAATATTGGAGGAGAAGGTTTAATGTTAAGGGATCCTGATGCTTTATATGATGGTATTAGATCAAAAAGTTTGTTGAAAGTGAAATCTTCTTTGGATGCAGAGGCTGTCATTATCGATTATGTGCAGGACACTCATATGAAGAAAGAGAATGTCTTAGGAGGGTTTTTGGTCCGGAATGATGAGGGATAGGAATTTGAAGTAGGGTTGGGACTGAAGATTGGGATCAAAAAGCAAAGACCTCCGATTGGTACAAAAATaacatataaatattgtGGTTTAGCAGAAAATGGATATCCTAAATTTCCAGAATTTGTACGAATATATCCTGaagatatttga